From the Tripterygium wilfordii isolate XIE 37 chromosome 6, ASM1340144v1, whole genome shotgun sequence genome, one window contains:
- the LOC120001143 gene encoding WRKY transcription factor 23 — protein MEMKQAMKIGGTVGSSFSFLDQVHQGGYLQSVFDMCEGGEKGGSLGFMELLGMQDIEPSSLFDMIQVPCIPQEALSPPPPLPNPTTVAAKMEYYSSSEILNPPATPNSSSISSASSEALNEEQTKPAVDEEDGQQKTKKQLKAKKANQKRQREPRFAFMTKSEVDHLEDGYRWRKYGQKAVKNSSFPRSYYRCTTASCNVKKRVERAFNDPTIVVTTYEGQHTHPSPVMSRPNLVTNTPDSVIAATTTNFSMPMQSAQQPYVNGLSSTNPLSFGSTSAAGFLQERRFCTQGASLLLKDYGLLQDIVPSHMLKEE, from the exons ATGGAGATGAAACAAGCGATGAAGATTGGGGGTACAGTTGGATCctctttttcatttcttgatcAAGTTCATCAAGGTGGTTACTTGCAGAGTGTGTTTGATATGtgtgaaggaggagagaaaggggGCTCATTAGGGTTTATGGAGCTTTTGGGTATGCAAGACATTGAACCTTCTTCTTTGTTTGATATGATTCAAGTGCCTTGTATTCCACAGGAAgctctctctcctcctcctccccttcCAAATCCAACTACTGTTGCAGCAAAGATGGAGTATTATTCCTCATCAGAAATCTTGAATCCTCCTGCAACACCCAACTCTTCATCGATCTCATCGGCATCAAGTGAGGCCTTGAACGAGGAACAAACTAAGCCTGCAGTTGATGAGGAAGATGGGCAACAAAAGACCAAGAAACA GTTGAAGGCAAAGAAGGCTAATcagaagagacagagagaacCCAGATTCGCATTCATGACTAAGAGCGAGGTTGATCATCTAGAAGATGGCTACAGATGGAGAAAGTACGGCCAAAAAGCTGTTAAAAACAGCTCCTTTCCCAG GAGTTACTATCGTTGCACCACTGCCTCCTGCAATGTGAAGAAGAGAGTGGAGAGAGCATTCAATGACCCAACCATTGTTGTAACCACCTATGAAGGACAACACACTCATCCAAGTCCAGTCATGTCTCGTCCAAATCTTGTCACAAATACACCGGACTCGGTCATAGCCGCCACTACTACTAACTTTTCTATGCCAATGCAGAGTGCTCAACAACCCTATGTGAATGGCTTGTCTAGTACTAATCCTTTGAGTTTTGGTTCAACAAGTGCGGCTGGGTTTCTTCAAGAGAGACGCTTTTGCACCCAAGGGGCTTCTCTGCTGCTAAAAGATTATGGACTTCTTCAAGACATTGTTCCATCTCATATGTTGAAGGAAGAGTAG